One Ranitomeya imitator isolate aRanImi1 chromosome 1, aRanImi1.pri, whole genome shotgun sequence DNA window includes the following coding sequences:
- the TMEM33 gene encoding transmembrane protein 33 isoform X2, giving the protein MADSVPNNPPQAGAVQFMMANKLDTAMWLSRWFTVYCSALFILPILGLHEAASFYQRALLANALTSALRLHQRLPHFQLSRAFLSQALLEDSCHYLLYSLIFVNSYPVTMSIFPVLLFSLLHASTYTKKVLDAKGANSMPFIRSLLEKLNSNQQNILKFIACNEIFLMPATVFMLLSGQGSLLQPFIYYRFLTLRYSSRRNPYCRTLFTELRIILEHLIMKPACPDFVRRLCLSSIAFISRLAPTVA; this is encoded by the exons ATGGCGGACTCCGTCCCTAATAACCCCCCTCAGGCAGGAGCAGTG caattCATGATGGCGAATAAACTTGACACAGCTATGTGGCTGTCGCGGTGGTTCACAGTATACTGTTCGGCATTATTTATTCTTCCTATTTTAGG CTTACATGAAGCTGCCAGTTTTTATCAACGTGCCTTGCTGGCCAATGCCCTCACCAGTGCCCTGCGGCTACACCAGAGGTTACCACACTTCCAGCTGAGCCGGGCATTCCTCAGCCAGGCTCTGTTAGAGGACAGCTGCCACTACCTTTTGTATTCACTCATCTTCGTCAATTCCTACCCTGTCACCA TGAGCATATTCCCAGTTTTGCTGTTTTCATTGCTTCATGCATCAACATATACTAAGAAGGTCCTGGAT gccAAGGGAGCAAACAGTATGCCATTTATCAGATCACTTCTGGAGAAACTGAATTCAAATCAGCAAAATATTCTCAAGTTCATCGCTTGCAATGAGATCTTTTTAATGCCAGCTACTGTCTTCATGCTGCTCAG TGGTCAGGGGAGCTTGTTGCAGCCTTTTATTTACTACAGATTCCTAACCCTGCGATATTCCTCCAGAAGAAATCCTTACTGCCG GACTCTGTTCACAGAGCTGAGGATTATCTTGGAGCACCTTATAATGAAACCAGCATGTCCAGACTTTGTGAGAAGATTGTGTCTCAGCAGCATCGCCTTTATAAGCCGGCTAGCACCAACCGTTGCATAA
- the TMEM33 gene encoding transmembrane protein 33 isoform X3 has protein sequence MMANKLDTAMWLSRWFTVYCSALFILPILGLHEAASFYQRALLANALTSALRLHQRLPHFQLSRAFLSQALLEDSCHYLLYSLIFVNSYPVTMSIFPVLLFSLLHASTYTKKVLDAKGANSMPFIRSLLEKLNSNQQNILKFIACNEIFLMPATVFMLLSGQGSLLQPFIYYRFLTLRYSSRRNPYCRTLFTELRIILEHLIMKPACPDFVRRLCLSSIAFISRLAPTVA, from the exons ATGATGGCGAATAAACTTGACACAGCTATGTGGCTGTCGCGGTGGTTCACAGTATACTGTTCGGCATTATTTATTCTTCCTATTTTAGG CTTACATGAAGCTGCCAGTTTTTATCAACGTGCCTTGCTGGCCAATGCCCTCACCAGTGCCCTGCGGCTACACCAGAGGTTACCACACTTCCAGCTGAGCCGGGCATTCCTCAGCCAGGCTCTGTTAGAGGACAGCTGCCACTACCTTTTGTATTCACTCATCTTCGTCAATTCCTACCCTGTCACCA TGAGCATATTCCCAGTTTTGCTGTTTTCATTGCTTCATGCATCAACATATACTAAGAAGGTCCTGGAT gccAAGGGAGCAAACAGTATGCCATTTATCAGATCACTTCTGGAGAAACTGAATTCAAATCAGCAAAATATTCTCAAGTTCATCGCTTGCAATGAGATCTTTTTAATGCCAGCTACTGTCTTCATGCTGCTCAG TGGTCAGGGGAGCTTGTTGCAGCCTTTTATTTACTACAGATTCCTAACCCTGCGATATTCCTCCAGAAGAAATCCTTACTGCCG GACTCTGTTCACAGAGCTGAGGATTATCTTGGAGCACCTTATAATGAAACCAGCATGTCCAGACTTTGTGAGAAGATTGTGTCTCAGCAGCATCGCCTTTATAAGCCGGCTAGCACCAACCGTTGCATAA
- the TMEM33 gene encoding transmembrane protein 33 isoform X1 produces the protein MSHPCPPGLCSELADMADSVPNNPPQAGAVQFMMANKLDTAMWLSRWFTVYCSALFILPILGLHEAASFYQRALLANALTSALRLHQRLPHFQLSRAFLSQALLEDSCHYLLYSLIFVNSYPVTMSIFPVLLFSLLHASTYTKKVLDAKGANSMPFIRSLLEKLNSNQQNILKFIACNEIFLMPATVFMLLSGQGSLLQPFIYYRFLTLRYSSRRNPYCRTLFTELRIILEHLIMKPACPDFVRRLCLSSIAFISRLAPTVA, from the exons ATGTCACATCCCTGCCCTCCGGGCTTGTGCTCAG AATTGGCAGACATGGCGGACTCCGTCCCTAATAACCCCCCTCAGGCAGGAGCAGTG caattCATGATGGCGAATAAACTTGACACAGCTATGTGGCTGTCGCGGTGGTTCACAGTATACTGTTCGGCATTATTTATTCTTCCTATTTTAGG CTTACATGAAGCTGCCAGTTTTTATCAACGTGCCTTGCTGGCCAATGCCCTCACCAGTGCCCTGCGGCTACACCAGAGGTTACCACACTTCCAGCTGAGCCGGGCATTCCTCAGCCAGGCTCTGTTAGAGGACAGCTGCCACTACCTTTTGTATTCACTCATCTTCGTCAATTCCTACCCTGTCACCA TGAGCATATTCCCAGTTTTGCTGTTTTCATTGCTTCATGCATCAACATATACTAAGAAGGTCCTGGAT gccAAGGGAGCAAACAGTATGCCATTTATCAGATCACTTCTGGAGAAACTGAATTCAAATCAGCAAAATATTCTCAAGTTCATCGCTTGCAATGAGATCTTTTTAATGCCAGCTACTGTCTTCATGCTGCTCAG TGGTCAGGGGAGCTTGTTGCAGCCTTTTATTTACTACAGATTCCTAACCCTGCGATATTCCTCCAGAAGAAATCCTTACTGCCG GACTCTGTTCACAGAGCTGAGGATTATCTTGGAGCACCTTATAATGAAACCAGCATGTCCAGACTTTGTGAGAAGATTGTGTCTCAGCAGCATCGCCTTTATAAGCCGGCTAGCACCAACCGTTGCATAA